Proteins from one Nicotiana tabacum cultivar K326 chromosome 23, ASM71507v2, whole genome shotgun sequence genomic window:
- the LOC107814151 gene encoding beta-amylase 3, chloroplastic-like codes for MALTPHSSTSFINITETKGIKTPDDFLGMVSFALTKPSCRLMITKSSMQEAQLSHERVIGNEEREKLHVLTTTHSNINSSTKVPVFVMLPLDTITMGGNLNKPRAMHVSLMALKSAGVEGVMVDAWWGLVEKDGPLKYNWEGYAELVKMCKEHGLKLQVVMSFHQCGGNVGDSCSIPLPPWVLEDIGKNPDLVYTDRSGRRNPEYISLGCDMLPVLKGRTPIQVYTDYMRSFRERFSHYLGDVIVEIQVGLGPCGELRYPSYPESNGTWRFPGIGEFQNYDKYMRASLAASANAAGKDDWGQGGPHDSGQYNQFPEDTGFFQRDGTWNSEYGKFFLEWYSGKLLEHGDRILGAAESIYQGTGAKLSGKVAGIHWHYNTRSHAAAELTAGYYNTRDTNGYLPISRMFGKHRVVFNFTCMEMRDGEQPQSANCSPEGLVRQVKKATRTSEVELAGENALERYDEGAYSQVLATSRSDSGNALSAFTFLRMNKRLFEPENWQNLGQFVKSMSGGGRNARRPECDSSRTDLYVGFIKKTHSMKVKEIALV; via the exons atgGCTTTAACACCTCATTCTTCAACTTCTTTTATCAATATAACAGAAACCAAAGGTATTAAAACACCTGATGATTTCTTAGGCATGGTTTCGTTTGCACTAACGAAGCCATCTTGTCGTCTCATGATAACAAAGAGTTCCATGCAAGAAGCTCAACTCTCTCATGAGAGAGTTATCGGTAATGAGGAAAGGGAAAAACTTCATGTCCTAACAACTACTCACAGTAATATTAATAGTAGTACAAAGGTACCTGTTTTTGTGATGTTGCCACTTGACACCATAACCATGGGAGGGAACTTGAACAAACCACGAGCGATGCACGTGAGTTTAATGGCGTTGAAAAGTGCTGGAGTTGAAGGAGTAATGGTAGATGCTTGGTGGGGTTTGGTTGAAAAAGATGGACCTTTGAAATATAACTGGGAAGGTTATGCTGAACTTGTTAAGATGTGCAAAGAACATGGCTTGAAACTTCAAGTTGTCATGTCTTTTCATCAGTGCGGTGGAAATGTTGGAGACTCTTGCAG TATTCCTCTACCTCCATGGGTACTTGAAGATATCGGGAAGAATCCAGATCTTGTCTACACAGATAGATCAGGAAGGAGAAATCCCGAGTATATTTCCTTAGGTTGTGATATGTTACCAGTACTCAAAGGAAGAACACCCATTCAGGTATACACTGACTATATGAGGAGCTTCAGAGAAAGATTCAGCCATTACTTGGGAGATGTCATAGTG GAGATTCAAGTGGGATTGGGTCCGTGTGGGGAGCTAAGATATCCATCCTACCCAGAAAGCAATGGTACTTGGAGATTTCCTGGAATTGGAGAATTCCAGAACTATGACAAG TACATGAGAGCTTCATTGGCAGCATCTGCCAATGCGGCGGGAAAGGATGACTGGGGCCAGGGAGGGCCTCATGACTCAGGACAGTACAACCAATTTCCTGAAGATACTGGATTTTTCCAAAGAGATGGAACATGGAATAGTGAATATGGAAAGTTCTTCCTAGAGTGGTATTCAGGAAAGCTACTGGAGCATGGCGACAGGATCCTAGGAGCAGCAGAAAGTATATACCAAGGAACTGGGGCTAAACTATCTGGAAAGGTAGCTGGAATTCATTGGCATTACAATACCAGATCACATGCTGCAGCAGAGTTAACAGCAGGATACTACAATACGAGAGACACAAATGGCTATCTACCTATATCACGTATGTTCGGGAAACATCGTGTTGTATTTAACTTTACATGTATGGAAATGAGGGATGGTGAACAGCCCCAGAGTGCAAATTGCTCACCAGAAGGCTTAGTTCGACAAGTAAAAAAAGCAACTAGAACTTCTGAAGTAGAACTTGCTGGAGAGAATGCTCTAGAGAGGTACGATGAAGGAGCATATTCTCAGGTTTTGGCAACAAGCAGGTCAGATTCTGGAAATGCATTGAGCGCATTTACATTCCTGAGAATGAACAAACGGTTGTTTGAGCCAGAAAATTGGCAGAATTTAGGGCAATTCGTGAAAAGCATGTCAGGAGGAGGCCGAAATGCTAGACGTCCAGAGTGTGACTCAAGCAGGACAGACCTCTATGTAGGATTTATCAAAAAGACTCATTCTATGAAAGTTAAAGAGATAGCACTAGTGTAA